The following proteins come from a genomic window of Nostoc sp. ATCC 53789:
- a CDS encoding ATP-binding protein, giving the protein MMSHPAHPTLGQSSYPGLTRSLSAVESWGFGLTAHISWTALVPAIHAALGPQAIFVWIPAVIFGMLLNYQVKRLGMHFINVAGGTPNYATKLLQNYPGIACYAAIGYLLNWVSYLSVNTIVLKDLIKVNLEALGIACPEILLDIGFTLLPFIVAFSGTRALSILHLFFVIPAFGLLITFCVQGLGWLAFSGDSPGFFPSNWSSLGFVDWAKWFFFVTYATYSCETASSFVADSRQPTQTLRFLDVAAWMMPPIFLGGSWVMMRLATDPSLKDNAFMNLVAASQPFWGKSAAISVSFLLVAACLLGSATVVSNCPRILYQLALDKHISPVFSVVSRRGVFAPALTLTLVLCLIYLIWGDVARIVAVGNVGWFVSFMLLHLGLWLRRDRSEVLFPRISLAILLLEVVVLVVGGLAWGWLNLLIGLLFPIGVMGIDAVIRRVKFPPFHPSWWRQRYRTRSQVIIKDSVVLQVSILIFLLCSAVAVGWLFGVKLNKTASEAGENIFVVLLMTVAFVGVAIACWTSLPQVVAIAEARESAEHLFTVAQDGILVVDDRGIIQQANPATESFFGVNPSELEGNHLNKWLTALVYYPEEWTKRSEQTLLRNGKNKILEVSISDRPHQDFQEYVVILHDITQRKQAEQILRYSEAQLRQEAKQLASQLIHSEKMSSLGQLVAGVAHEINNPVNFIYGNITHANQYIEDLLKIVQLYQQNYPNPVTEIKKETEAIDLDFVIADLPNLLNSMTVGAERITEIVLSLRNFSRLDETEMKAVNIHEGIDNTLLILEHRLKAKSNSLTIDIIKEYGDLPLVKCYAGQLNQVFMNLLANAIDALEEAVDNGEWEVKKAARSTPQIKIHTQLNSENQVVISIADNGIGIPENIQKHLFEPFFTTKPVGKGTGLGLSISYQIVTQKHLGELKCISTQGQGTEFVVVIPLNQEAI; this is encoded by the coding sequence ATGATGTCCCATCCTGCTCATCCCACTTTGGGCCAATCTTCTTACCCTGGCTTGACTAGAAGCTTAAGTGCTGTTGAAAGTTGGGGCTTCGGTTTAACAGCTCATATTTCCTGGACAGCATTGGTTCCAGCAATTCATGCTGCTCTCGGACCCCAAGCTATTTTTGTCTGGATACCTGCGGTGATTTTCGGAATGCTGCTCAACTACCAGGTAAAACGCTTGGGTATGCATTTTATAAATGTGGCTGGAGGAACGCCTAACTATGCTACTAAGTTGCTGCAAAACTACCCAGGAATAGCTTGCTATGCAGCAATTGGATACTTGCTCAACTGGGTTTCCTACCTGTCAGTTAATACAATCGTTCTCAAAGATTTAATTAAGGTGAATTTGGAGGCGCTGGGTATTGCTTGTCCAGAAATACTTCTAGATATTGGCTTTACACTGTTACCGTTTATAGTCGCGTTTAGTGGAACTCGCGCCCTAAGTATTTTACATTTATTTTTTGTAATTCCAGCCTTTGGATTGCTAATTACCTTCTGTGTACAGGGTCTTGGCTGGTTAGCTTTCTCTGGTGATAGTCCTGGGTTTTTTCCTAGCAATTGGTCATCTCTGGGTTTTGTCGATTGGGCAAAGTGGTTCTTTTTCGTCACTTATGCCACCTACAGTTGTGAAACGGCTTCTTCTTTTGTCGCCGATAGCCGCCAACCCACCCAGACGCTACGTTTTCTAGATGTTGCGGCTTGGATGATGCCACCGATCTTTTTGGGGGGATCTTGGGTAATGATGCGGTTAGCAACCGATCCCAGCCTCAAAGACAATGCTTTTATGAATCTTGTGGCGGCTTCCCAACCTTTCTGGGGAAAATCAGCAGCTATAAGTGTTTCCTTTTTGCTAGTAGCTGCTTGTCTTTTAGGTTCGGCAACGGTTGTTTCTAATTGCCCTCGGATTTTGTATCAGTTGGCTTTAGACAAACACATCTCACCTGTATTTTCCGTTGTTTCACGTCGGGGTGTGTTTGCGCCAGCACTGACATTAACACTGGTATTGTGCCTGATTTATTTGATTTGGGGAGATGTCGCGCGAATCGTAGCCGTTGGTAATGTTGGCTGGTTTGTCTCCTTTATGTTATTGCATTTGGGGCTTTGGCTGCGGCGCGATCGCTCGGAAGTTTTGTTCCCTCGCATATCTTTGGCGATTCTGCTGTTAGAAGTTGTGGTGCTAGTGGTAGGCGGACTTGCGTGGGGTTGGCTCAACTTGCTAATTGGGCTATTATTTCCCATTGGGGTTATGGGAATAGATGCAGTGATTCGCCGGGTGAAATTCCCTCCATTTCATCCCAGTTGGTGGAGGCAGCGATATCGCACACGCTCTCAGGTAATTATCAAGGACTCGGTAGTTCTCCAGGTGAGCATCCTGATTTTTTTACTATGCAGTGCAGTGGCAGTTGGCTGGTTATTTGGTGTCAAACTAAATAAAACGGCAAGCGAGGCGGGGGAGAATATATTTGTGGTGCTGCTGATGACGGTAGCATTTGTGGGAGTAGCGATCGCTTGTTGGACAAGTTTACCGCAAGTGGTTGCGATCGCAGAAGCCCGTGAATCTGCCGAACACCTATTTACTGTTGCCCAAGATGGTATTTTAGTTGTGGACGATCGAGGTATTATCCAGCAGGCAAATCCAGCCACTGAATCTTTCTTTGGCGTTAACCCATCTGAGTTGGAGGGAAATCACCTCAACAAATGGCTAACTGCATTAGTCTACTATCCAGAGGAGTGGACAAAGCGCAGCGAACAAACCCTACTCCGCAATGGCAAAAACAAAATCCTAGAAGTTTCCATCTCAGACAGACCACATCAGGATTTTCAGGAGTATGTCGTCATTCTCCACGACATTACCCAGCGCAAACAAGCAGAGCAGATATTGCGATACTCAGAAGCACAATTGCGCCAAGAGGCAAAGCAGTTAGCATCTCAACTCATACATAGCGAAAAAATGTCCAGTTTAGGGCAGTTGGTAGCAGGTGTAGCGCACGAAATTAACAACCCAGTCAACTTTATCTATGGCAATATCACCCATGCCAATCAATATATTGAAGATTTACTGAAGATAGTGCAATTATATCAGCAAAACTATCCTAATCCAGTAACAGAAATTAAAAAAGAAACAGAAGCCATCGACCTAGATTTCGTAATAGCAGACTTGCCTAACTTGTTAAATTCTATGACTGTTGGTGCCGAAAGAATCACAGAAATCGTACTATCTCTGCGAAACTTCTCTCGGTTAGATGAAACAGAGATGAAAGCTGTAAATATCCATGAGGGTATAGATAATACATTGCTCATTCTAGAACATCGACTCAAGGCTAAATCTAACTCTCTCACAATTGACATTATCAAAGAGTACGGCGATTTGCCATTAGTAAAATGTTATGCTGGACAACTGAATCAGGTATTTATGAATCTTCTAGCAAATGCGATCGATGCTTTAGAAGAAGCTGTGGATAATGGGGAGTGGGAAGTAAAGAAAGCAGCCCGATCTACTCCCCAAATTAAAATTCATACTCAGCTTAATAGTGAAAATCAGGTAGTTATTAGCATTGCGGATAATGGTATAGGCATTCCAGAAAACATCCAAAAACACTTATTTGAACCATTCTTTACCACTAAACCAGTTGGCAAAGGTACAGGGTTAGGTTTGTCTATTAGTTATCAGATTGTCACTCAAAAACATCTGGGAGAATTAAAATGTATTTCTACTCAGGGACAGGGTACAGAATTTGTAGTTGTAATTCCGCTAAATCAGGAAGCTATCTAA
- a CDS encoding tetratricopeptide repeat protein: MVSRKILPFLLSLGLVLIPQISVAQTVEELEQKATSAEEVKNYQEAANIWRSLIERDSKNSYAYIKLADILSSQGKIAETIAAYRQGLQLTPDAAIYLKLGNFLVEKGRTAEAITAFRQAVKLDAKSDTAFIILAMNLIAMGNPEEAVVAYRQAIKIEPDDDNYNNLADTLFKIGKREEAIAAYREALKINPKSYQAYSSLGDILEYSEAVAIYRQASKNDPKNEVYYERLAELSLKRGFVNEAIAAYRQLIKIEPEASRYVELGDVLMTQEKHQEAIAIYRQAVATKPTDYYYSKLNEALAQHGNLDEALANCQKVVKIGEGSYDTCSNISLPLYKQKGFPAVMEFYQPLANLIPRRQMAELYIKLGREISYGESGDGSKQEAAAVFREVLQIDPENTDAQDALKNLIAS; this comes from the coding sequence ATGGTTAGCCGGAAAATATTGCCGTTTTTATTGAGTTTAGGTTTGGTTTTGATTCCTCAAATCAGTGTGGCGCAAACGGTAGAGGAGTTGGAACAAAAAGCGACATCTGCCGAAGAAGTGAAAAATTATCAAGAAGCTGCTAATATTTGGCGGAGTTTGATTGAACGCGATTCCAAAAACAGCTATGCCTACATCAAGCTAGCAGACATTCTATCTTCCCAAGGAAAGATTGCAGAGACGATCGCTGCTTATCGTCAAGGGTTGCAATTAACTCCCGATGCGGCGATTTACCTCAAATTAGGTAATTTTCTGGTTGAAAAGGGACGAACCGCAGAAGCGATCACTGCTTTCCGTCAAGCTGTCAAACTCGATGCTAAAAGTGATACAGCTTTCATCATTTTAGCGATGAATTTGATAGCAATGGGCAATCCAGAGGAAGCAGTAGTGGCTTATCGTCAAGCCATTAAAATCGAGCCTGATGACGATAATTACAACAATTTAGCCGATACCCTCTTCAAAATAGGCAAACGAGAAGAAGCGATCGCCGCTTACCGAGAAGCCCTAAAAATTAACCCAAAGAGCTATCAAGCATACAGTAGCCTGGGTGATATTCTCGAATATTCCGAAGCAGTCGCAATCTATCGCCAAGCGAGTAAAAATGACCCAAAAAATGAGGTTTATTACGAAAGGTTAGCTGAACTCTCACTAAAGCGCGGTTTTGTAAACGAAGCGATCGCAGCCTACCGCCAATTAATTAAAATCGAGCCTGAAGCTTCAAGGTATGTAGAACTGGGCGATGTGCTGATGACACAAGAAAAACACCAAGAAGCGATCGCTATTTACCGCCAAGCCGTTGCCACAAAACCCACTGATTATTATTACAGTAAATTAAATGAAGCACTAGCTCAACACGGAAACCTAGATGAAGCCTTGGCAAACTGCCAGAAGGTGGTAAAAATTGGTGAAGGCAGTTATGACACCTGCTCAAATATTAGCTTGCCACTTTACAAGCAAAAAGGCTTTCCTGCTGTTATGGAATTTTATCAGCCGTTGGCGAATCTAATACCACGTCGCCAAATGGCAGAACTTTACATCAAACTTGGCAGAGAGATTTCTTATGGTGAATCTGGTGATGGCTCAAAACAAGAGGCGGCAGCAGTTTTTCGAGAAGTGCTGCAAATAGATCCAGAAAACACTGATGCTCAAGATGCTCTCAAGAACTTAATTGCTTCTTAA
- the cobW gene encoding cobalamin biosynthesis protein CobW, translating into MATKIPVTVITGFLGSGKTSLIRHLLQNNQGRRIAVLVNEFGELGIDGELLKSCQICPEDGEGDTNIFELTNGCLCCTVQEEFYPTMQELIKRRDSIDCILIETSGLALPKPLVKAFRWQEIRNAATVDAVITVVDCAAVAAGTFASDPDAIAAQRQADDNLEHETPLQELFEDQLACADLVVLNKIDLVDAETKARVEELIKQELPRVVKIVESDRSQLDASILLGFQAAVEDNLDSRPSHHDTEEDHNHDEEITSTNLVLDRTFDPEKLQQQLEKLAQQQEIYRIKGFVAVPNKSMRLVMQGVGTRFDKFYDRPWKPEEARQTRLVFIGRDLKSSEIESQLVAL; encoded by the coding sequence ATGGCAACGAAAATTCCTGTCACAGTGATTACAGGCTTCTTAGGTAGTGGAAAAACCAGCCTAATTCGCCACCTGCTACAAAACAACCAAGGTCGTCGCATTGCCGTTTTAGTCAATGAATTTGGCGAACTCGGTATTGATGGCGAATTATTAAAATCCTGTCAAATTTGCCCCGAAGATGGTGAGGGCGACACTAATATCTTTGAATTAACCAACGGCTGCTTATGTTGCACCGTGCAGGAAGAGTTTTATCCGACGATGCAAGAGTTAATCAAGCGGCGAGATAGCATCGACTGTATTTTGATTGAAACCTCTGGTTTAGCTTTACCAAAACCATTGGTGAAGGCTTTTCGCTGGCAAGAAATTCGCAACGCCGCTACTGTGGATGCGGTAATTACGGTGGTAGATTGTGCGGCGGTAGCAGCAGGGACATTTGCTAGCGATCCAGATGCGATCGCAGCCCAGCGCCAAGCAGATGATAATCTAGAACATGAAACACCCTTGCAAGAACTGTTTGAAGACCAACTTGCTTGTGCAGACTTAGTGGTGTTGAATAAAATTGACTTGGTGGATGCCGAGACAAAAGCGAGAGTTGAGGAATTAATTAAGCAAGAGTTGCCTAGAGTGGTGAAGATTGTCGAGAGCGATCGTTCTCAACTAGACGCATCTATATTATTAGGATTCCAAGCCGCAGTTGAAGATAATTTAGATTCTCGTCCCAGTCACCATGATACCGAAGAAGACCACAATCACGACGAAGAAATTACTTCAACTAATTTAGTTTTGGATCGTACCTTTGATCCAGAAAAGTTGCAACAGCAGTTAGAGAAATTAGCACAACAACAAGAAATTTACCGGATTAAAGGCTTTGTTGCAGTGCCAAATAAATCTATGCGTTTGGTGATGCAAGGCGTAGGAACGCGATTTGATAAATTTTACGATCGCCCCTGGAAACCGGAAGAAGCTAGGCAAACGCGCTTAGTTTTTATTGGACGTGATTTGAAGTCTTCAGAAATCGAATCGCAACTTGTAGCTTTATAA
- a CDS encoding ABA4-like family protein, with translation MTISQLFNAANLFVLPFWALMILLPNWKVTRQIMSSYLPFVLLAGAYLYLFISSITPENAQALSNPQLADIARFFADETAAATGWIHFLVMDLFVGRWIYWEGQKTGIWTIHSLALCLFAGPMGLLSHILTYWIAKTFFPKFQQNETVNAEEKAAS, from the coding sequence ATGACGATCTCTCAACTGTTTAATGCTGCCAATCTTTTTGTTTTGCCCTTTTGGGCGTTAATGATTTTATTGCCAAACTGGAAAGTTACACGGCAGATAATGTCATCATATTTGCCATTTGTGCTGTTAGCTGGAGCGTATTTGTATTTGTTTATCAGCAGTATTACGCCAGAAAATGCCCAAGCTTTATCGAATCCCCAATTAGCTGATATTGCACGATTCTTTGCAGATGAAACTGCTGCTGCAACAGGTTGGATTCATTTTCTAGTGATGGATTTATTCGTCGGTCGCTGGATTTATTGGGAAGGGCAAAAAACAGGTATTTGGACAATTCACTCTCTTGCACTGTGTTTGTTTGCTGGCCCTATGGGATTACTGTCTCATATCTTGACTTACTGGATTGCTAAGACATTTTTCCCGAAATTTCAGCAGAATGAAACGGTAAATGCAGAAGAAAAAGCTGCGTCATAA
- a CDS encoding acetyltransferase, translating into MLLQVKDSGELVKILEIQELLDPNNDVVHAKDQEGQEEQQPESFKKENLVFPSGEVLPRCWLDADYRHDNG; encoded by the coding sequence ATGCTTTTACAAGTCAAAGATAGTGGCGAATTAGTCAAGATTCTTGAAATTCAGGAATTACTTGACCCGAATAATGATGTTGTTCACGCAAAAGACCAAGAAGGTCAAGAAGAACAGCAACCTGAAAGTTTTAAAAAAGAAAATCTCGTTTTTCCTTCAGGTGAAGTTTTACCACGCTGTTGGTTAGATGCCGACTATAGACACGACAACGGTTAA
- a CDS encoding DUF3181 family protein: protein MAKTNTTELLEALAAEIGENVYIDIAKWHLYLSNAKLHTLVAERLYPLITSNSVNEDQVLKVLESISVKIGGGRSEIPLIDLLPLQCQVTLVDILEKYQREF, encoded by the coding sequence ATGGCTAAGACTAACACCACGGAATTACTAGAAGCCCTAGCAGCTGAAATTGGCGAAAATGTCTACATAGACATTGCCAAATGGCATCTTTATCTATCGAATGCCAAACTGCATACCCTTGTTGCCGAACGACTCTATCCTTTAATTACTTCCAACAGTGTAAATGAAGACCAAGTTTTAAAAGTTTTGGAATCCATTTCAGTAAAAATTGGCGGCGGTAGAAGTGAAATTCCTTTAATCGATTTACTGCCACTGCAATGCCAGGTTACTTTAGTTGATATTTTGGAAAAATATCAACGCGAGTTCTAA
- a CDS encoding 2TM domain-containing protein has translation MPPRWPRKPDRKDADYRKIDDRMNFATHVAIAATINSGLWFFHILKGTTWEWLPWVTLSWTGIVLAHLIYISAIANYTETPPKST, from the coding sequence ATGCCTCCTCGTTGGCCTCGCAAACCCGATCGCAAAGACGCTGATTATCGTAAGATCGATGACCGGATGAATTTTGCCACCCATGTAGCGATCGCTGCTACGATTAACTCTGGCTTGTGGTTTTTCCACATTTTGAAAGGCACTACCTGGGAGTGGCTGCCGTGGGTGACTTTAAGTTGGACAGGAATAGTGTTAGCGCATCTGATTTATATTAGTGCGATCGCTAACTACACCGAAACTCCACCCAAATCCACCTGA
- a CDS encoding DUF2795 domain-containing protein has product MAKANPVEMQKHLKGVDYPAGKKDLIKHAKKQGADKEIISLLEKLPDDEEFDSPADLNKTIGEII; this is encoded by the coding sequence ATGGCTAAGGCAAACCCAGTTGAAATGCAAAAACACTTAAAAGGTGTTGACTACCCTGCTGGAAAGAAAGACTTGATTAAGCACGCTAAAAAGCAAGGGGCAGATAAGGAGATTATTTCTCTGTTAGAGAAACTGCCAGATGATGAGGAGTTTGATAGCCCAGCCGATCTCAACAAAACTATAGGTGAGATAATCTAG
- the moaC gene encoding cyclic pyranopterin monophosphate synthase MoaC, which produces MTQDNFLSNFASLTHLDQHGQAQMVDVSDKAPTIRQAVAAANVRMLPTTFAAIQAGNVPKGDVLATARLAGIMAAKQTAVLIPLCHPLPLQKIAVEIIPDPQLPGYQIQATVKTKAETGVEMEALTAVSVAALTLYDMAKALEKSIQIESIRLISKSGGKSGDYSPPEQEPRLSHL; this is translated from the coding sequence ATGACGCAAGATAATTTTCTATCTAATTTTGCCAGCTTAACCCATCTAGATCAACACGGACAGGCACAGATGGTAGATGTGTCTGATAAAGCACCCACCATCCGCCAAGCAGTAGCTGCTGCCAATGTGCGAATGCTGCCAACAACCTTTGCTGCGATTCAAGCCGGAAATGTCCCAAAAGGTGATGTGTTAGCAACTGCAAGATTGGCTGGGATTATGGCAGCCAAGCAAACAGCCGTTTTAATTCCTCTATGTCATCCGTTGCCTTTGCAAAAAATAGCGGTCGAAATTATACCCGACCCGCAACTACCTGGTTATCAAATTCAAGCCACAGTCAAAACTAAAGCTGAAACTGGTGTAGAGATGGAAGCCTTAACTGCTGTTTCTGTGGCTGCGCTGACTTTATACGATATGGCAAAAGCTTTAGAAAAGTCGATTCAAATTGAATCGATTCGTTTAATAAGTAAGAGTGGCGGGAAATCAGGAGATTATTCCCCGCCAGAGCAAGAACCTAGATTATCTCACCTATAG
- a CDS encoding MFS transporter: MKALNTFDTELRRNLLVLFTAGLLFWSSLSSLLPTLPLYIDDVGASKQEIGIVMGSFAIGLLLFRPMLGRLADERGRKIVLLIGTIVAAIAPFGYLATQSIGLLILVRIFHGISVAAFTTGYSALIADLAPAETRGEIIGYMTLATPLGLAIGPALGGYLEATSGYGILFLVSAELGFFALLGIVQVINPPVHTQEQTEAENRNYWQILSSPQVKVPTIVMLLVGLSIGAVHTFVSLFLKSSQVDFNGGLFFTAAAISSFSIRIFAGKASDRFGRGLFITFGIFCYVLALILLWQAYSPMVFLLAAIAEGAGGGTLISMMIVMMADRSLPEERGQIFALCIAGLDLGIAIAASLLGIIAEQVGYRDMFGYGAAITSVALVIFVTQSSKNLSNSLRFAIGLAPDAYALKNLKVRSEEI; this comes from the coding sequence TTGAAAGCACTTAATACTTTTGACACCGAACTACGGCGCAACCTGCTGGTTTTATTTACAGCAGGTTTATTATTCTGGTCGAGTTTGTCTTCGCTTTTACCAACCTTACCGCTTTACATCGATGATGTGGGCGCAAGCAAGCAAGAAATTGGGATTGTGATGGGCAGTTTTGCCATTGGGTTATTGCTATTTCGCCCGATGCTGGGACGGTTAGCCGATGAACGTGGTCGAAAAATTGTCTTGTTGATTGGTACGATAGTAGCTGCGATCGCACCCTTTGGTTACTTGGCAACTCAATCAATTGGGCTGTTGATCCTGGTGCGGATTTTTCACGGTATTAGCGTTGCTGCTTTTACAACTGGCTACAGTGCCTTAATCGCAGATTTAGCTCCCGCAGAAACTCGTGGCGAAATCATTGGTTACATGACCCTAGCAACTCCCCTTGGTTTAGCAATTGGCCCTGCCTTGGGTGGGTATTTAGAAGCTACAAGTGGTTACGGAATATTATTTCTGGTATCTGCGGAATTGGGTTTTTTCGCTCTCTTGGGAATTGTACAAGTCATAAATCCGCCAGTGCATACACAAGAGCAAACTGAGGCAGAAAATCGCAATTATTGGCAAATTTTGAGCAGTCCACAGGTGAAAGTTCCAACTATAGTTATGTTGCTGGTTGGTTTGTCTATCGGTGCTGTACATACCTTTGTCTCGTTGTTCCTCAAATCCAGTCAGGTAGACTTCAATGGCGGACTGTTTTTTACAGCTGCGGCAATTTCTAGTTTTAGTATCAGGATATTTGCTGGTAAGGCAAGCGATCGCTTTGGTCGTGGTTTATTTATCACCTTTGGTATTTTTTGTTATGTTTTAGCGTTAATACTGCTGTGGCAAGCTTACAGCCCGATGGTTTTCTTATTGGCTGCGATCGCTGAAGGTGCTGGTGGTGGTACACTAATATCGATGATGATCGTGATGATGGCAGACCGCTCACTGCCAGAAGAACGGGGACAAATTTTTGCTCTATGTATAGCTGGACTTGATTTAGGAATTGCGATCGCTGCTTCTCTTTTGGGCATTATCGCAGAACAAGTCGGCTACCGCGATATGTTTGGCTACGGTGCTGCGATCACTTCTGTTGCACTTGTTATCTTCGTCACCCAGTCGAGCAAAAACCTATCCAACTCCCTGCGCTTTGCAATAGGTCTAGCTCCAGATGCTTATGCCTTGAAAAACTTAAAAGTTAGGAGTGAAGAAATTTAA
- a CDS encoding glycosyltransferase family 2 protein: MRSGLVDQGLSEENGTISTIVPDVSVVVPIHDEVESLPLLLEAIASTLSSSQVNYEIICVDDGSTDGSGDFLKKEAQNRTDLKAVILRRNYGQTAAMAAGFYYAAGKAIVTLDADLQNDPADIPMLLAKLDEGYDLVSGWRQKRQDGAVNRLLPSKIANWLIRRTTSVNIHDYGCSLKAYRAELLADMNLYGELHRFLPALAYIEGARITEIPVRHHARRFGRSKYGIWRTFRVLMDLLTILFMKKFLTRPMHVFGLLGLISMVSGTAIGIYLTFVKLALGEMIGNRPLLSLAVLLLVTGVQLFCFGLLAELLMRTYHESQGRPIYRVREVVAKIVK, encoded by the coding sequence ATGAGGAGTGGGTTGGTTGATCAAGGGTTGAGTGAGGAGAATGGGACGATTTCGACTATTGTCCCAGATGTTTCGGTGGTGGTGCCGATACATGATGAGGTGGAAAGTTTGCCGCTTTTATTAGAAGCGATCGCATCTACTTTATCTTCTAGTCAGGTAAATTATGAAATCATCTGTGTGGATGATGGTTCTACAGATGGTTCCGGGGATTTTCTGAAAAAAGAGGCGCAAAACCGCACTGATTTAAAGGCGGTAATTTTGCGTCGCAATTACGGACAAACTGCGGCGATGGCTGCTGGATTTTATTATGCAGCCGGGAAAGCGATCGTTACTTTAGATGCCGATCTCCAAAATGATCCGGCTGATATCCCTATGTTATTAGCAAAGCTGGATGAGGGTTACGATTTGGTAAGTGGTTGGCGGCAAAAACGCCAAGATGGTGCTGTAAATCGGTTACTTCCTTCCAAAATTGCTAACTGGCTAATTCGTCGCACCACTAGCGTGAATATTCATGATTATGGCTGTTCGCTGAAAGCTTATCGTGCAGAATTGTTGGCAGATATGAACCTCTACGGTGAACTACACCGATTTTTACCCGCTTTGGCGTACATCGAAGGAGCTAGAATTACTGAAATACCCGTGCGTCATCACGCCCGTCGTTTTGGTCGCAGTAAATATGGGATTTGGCGGACATTCCGGGTGTTGATGGATTTGTTAACCATTCTATTTATGAAAAAATTCCTCACCCGGCCAATGCACGTTTTTGGGCTGTTGGGCTTGATTTCAATGGTTTCAGGCACAGCGATCGGAATTTACTTGACTTTTGTCAAATTAGCTTTAGGTGAGATGATTGGCAATCGCCCGTTGCTAAGTTTGGCTGTTCTCCTGCTAGTAACTGGGGTGCAGTTATTTTGCTTCGGTCTTTTAGCAGAATTGCTCATGCGTACATACCATGAATCCCAAGGACGGCCTATCTATCGCGTGCGAGAAGTAGTAGCAAAAATTGTTAAGTAA